Within the Medicago truncatula cultivar Jemalong A17 chromosome 4, MtrunA17r5.0-ANR, whole genome shotgun sequence genome, the region ggttattttagtaaaattgttatgacatttgactactttattcaatttcttaatctgtgtgcaattggctaaagcgacactcattttgaaacggaggaagtaaatttttgtcaaagtttatgaaatcaatgcattgaaaattgtaattttgacttttttaaaaaataatttctttattagaAATCCTTAAAAAGTGTTCTTAGGACACTCCTTAATAAGACCTTAGAAATAACTCTCCTTTCTTAATTTTACAAGaaattacaagaaataaaaACCAACGTTTATTAGGATCAACCAAATGTATCAAACTAACAATGCAATAAGATAAAATTGTCTATTGCCACTTATCACAATGAGTGCAACAAGTATTTCCTAAATTCCACTTGGCCATTTGAAAATTAGTTAACAAGCTGTCACTTCTAATTGACCAAGCAAAAATCAAATTGGATTCTCTTCTTCACTCTCATGTACATTTCACCTAACTCTTCTTACCCTCTCTCTTCCTCttgattatttttaagttttttttattgaagagatattaaaattaagagaGATAGAGAGCTACGAGAGAGATGTAGAGGAGAATTAAGAAGAGGATTCGAAtcctataaaattgagattcATATTAGTGTCGTATAAATAAGACTCATATTGCATTGTAAAATACAATTGAAGAGAGTAAAACAAACTatattcttctctctttctcttcttcatctCTATTCATCATTATCTTCCTCTTCTTTTGACACATTTAATCTACTTATGCTTAAATATCAATCAAGGAATAAAATGTTACaaataagataaaggaaatGGAAGGGTATTTGCCTCACTTCAACGTGAACAGAGTGGAGTTGAAATTGTTCGTTCCTTCCAAATTTCAAGATAAAGTATCGTACaagttaaaattaaacaaatgaagaTTAAAGAAATACTTTACTCTAGTAATAAAATGGGGAAGGCTAAATATTTTACtctagtaataaaaaaatactccataataattgattaaaaaaaaccttCTATAACATATTATACCAACTTTAAGCTATCTTAAAGTGATGAATTTGGATATTCtccacatttttcttttttaaagtgTCGCTCTTTTTATTGATAAGAAACTTGCCCCAATTGAAAGGTTTATATTTTGGAGGGTTTTCGTCATTTATGAGTTCATCCAAAGGCTTGACTTCAATGTAGTGTGCTGGGAAAACACCGAAGGCAATTGAAAACCTTTCTTTCTCAAAGTTGACTATAACTCTATGTTCCACACTCTCATACTCATCATTGCTCCAAACCTTcgcaaacaaaataatttcaatcgtcaaataaaattataggttaaatatgtttttaatcccaACAATATATTTTGTAGTCGGCCAACTCATGCGTATCCTAagtagcataaaaaaaaaaactaaatataatgAATTAGGGCAAAAGTACCTGAGTGAGATCACCAACGTTGATGATGAAAGCATTTGGGGTGGGTTTCACAAGAACCCATTCTTGTGAAATTTGATGCTTCACTTCAAGACCAGCAACCTCATCTTGGGCAAGAATAGTTAAGGCACCAGCATCCTTGTGTCTTCCCATGCCAAGAGCTAGCTCAGGAGAAGGACATGGAGGATAGTGATTGATTCTAAACACGCTAGTTGTATCCTTGAAGAATTCTTCAAACCTCATTGCTTCAAGCCCTAAGCTCAAAGCTATTAACTCCAGCAACTTAGAGGCCAAATTTTCCATCTCCTTAATATACTCTTCAATTATATTCCTGCTCATGTTGACATTAATTTTAAACATAACCAATTAAATTGAGAGTCATTCCATGGTTAAAAGAGTGTTTGCAACGTGGTTCCAATCGAGTTTGAGATAAAAAAACAATCTAGTACAAAAACTAAACGCAATTTAATTTGGATTGATTTTTAGTTATCGAAATTACAATTATAAAAATCTATTATAATGCAACCATAAACAAgtttaatacaaaatataacagacaatatactaaaaattaatattataaaatagctagcaatgaattatttttggaaaggataaaataacaataatgatATATTGATTAGGTCTAAAACATGAAATAGTaagtataaattaaattaaaataataactattaattttttttttgaagaaataataaCTATTATTACATAATGGCATCCAATAGTACTggtttataatattaacaaataatatattaatgcaATAACTAATACtagtaaaaattaaataagtattAAAATTTATCTATGTAGTTTGATttaggtttagaaaaaaatgaaatttgaatcTTCGTGGTTTTCACAAAATGGCATCCAATAGTACTGGTTTATgtggtttttaattttttagatcaCTTTGAAATTTTAAGTTGGATGGATTTGAATTTTAACACTTAAATATCCTAAATGACCCAATGAAACTTCCCTTCTCAAATAAAATTgttcactaatttttttttttaaggtatataTTCTACCTGAATTTTGGAGGATACTTAGGGGACGGATTAGACCATTGAATAACTTGATCATCATTTTCATCACAATTCAGAGGAACCAAAGTGGGATCTCTGGCGAAAAAATCAAACACTTCTATCCAGTTTCTTACATTCTTGGTGTGCTCTTTATCAAAATAACCAATTGGTGTGATCTCATCTCTGGCAACCTTCATTTTCTCCTCCAAACTTTGAGCAAAGAACAATCTAGCAGCTTCATCAAGTCTTTGCCTAATACTCAAAGGGACCTCATGGTTTGTAACTTGAAAGAAGCCCCATTCCTTGCATGCACTTCCAATCTTCTTCACCAAGCTATCAATAGCAGATTGATCTTGAACTTCATGGTGGAATATTGGTGAGAGGTCAAT harbors:
- the LOC11445737 gene encoding probable 2-oxoglutarate-dependent dioxygenase At5g05600, yielding MGELDLAFVQEQEHRPKLSIIEAEGIPEIDLSPIFHHEVQDQSAIDSLVKKIGSACKEWGFFQVTNHEVPLSIRQRLDEAARLFFAQSLEEKMKVARDEITPIGYFDKEHTKNVRNWIEVFDFFARDPTLVPLNCDENDDQVIQWSNPSPKYPPKFRNIIEEYIKEMENLASKLLELIALSLGLEAMRFEEFFKDTTSVFRINHYPPCPSPELALGMGRHKDAGALTILAQDEVAGLEVKHQISQEWVLVKPTPNAFIINVGDLTQVWSNDEYESVEHRVIVNFEKERFSIAFGVFPAHYIEVKPLDELINDENPPKYKPFNWGKFLINKKSDTLKKKNVENIQIHHFKIA